The following coding sequences lie in one Capsicum annuum cultivar UCD-10X-F1 chromosome 5, UCD10Xv1.1, whole genome shotgun sequence genomic window:
- the LOC107871383 gene encoding uncharacterized protein LOC107871383 isoform X5 — MSKLNFELQDQRKIVGMEDSSMTIEFLRARLLAERSVSQTAKQRADELAERVLELEEQLKIVSLQRKKAEKATAAVLSILENEGISDVSEEFDSGSDQEAICSDTKGVESADNRNERKPTPLNVKERENDADISSSELVSSPSTGRSLSWKSGKLSVQQSFDRKKYTDSPWRWSGSFTSNGTSSPQRAGKSCRRIRHSNTKLSTDELQSTSGECPPEHLPSSANSGHPSLTDSAGNNDVKDQLHFPTSEMLQNQRKADECDEDMERALQHKAQLIGQFEAEEKAQQEWEEKYRENNSYAQDSRKPGNYSDVTEERDDMNLQDRANKFQEADIPSTDGVTDNVLSTPQIDTGCRKDQAESPASEFACSKSNGSCPENHGSSPAYSRHQFPSANDSPIHPVENTIKSSGGSSSQAGQAFEGAYEQALVSRDASDNVGPILGALEQAKFSLNQQINFSPVAKGGSPIEHSVPVARIEDRLVIPPGFPGLFRLPTDFQLEATTTANYQGFPSRFNSADHSHETGSFQEVNSEQPSQRPICENTLDTGLPYSTGFDYLNPPSSFGLPFSSKATYPTYPFQSNTATTTSQSQSPLVPNLSSGEEVFLRSLPMNETGIPPSLPTSHYDAHLRSNMYR; from the exons ATGTCTAAA CTGAACTTTGAGCTTCAAGATCAGAG GAAAATTGTTGGCATGGAAGATTCTAGCATGACAATTGAATTTCTCCGGGCTCGATTATTGGCTGAAAGGTCCGTCTCGCAAACAGCGAAGCAGAGAGCTGATGAACTAGCAGAGAGG GtcttggaactggaagagcaGCTAAAGATTGTGTCGTTACAAAGAAAGAAAGCTGAGAAGGCCACAGCAGCTGTACTTTCCATCTTAGAGAACGAAGGAATATCTGATGTATCGGAGGAATTCGATTCAGGCTCTGATCAGGAAGCAATATGCTCCGATACTAAAGGTGTTGAGTCCGCTGACAATAGAAACGAGCGAAAGCCAACTCCGTTAAAtgtgaaagagagagaaaatgacGCAGACATCTCAAGCTCCGAGCTCGTGTCTTCTCCATCAACTGGTAGAAGTCTGTCATGGAAAAGTGGTAAACTTTCTGTGCAGCAGTCTTTTGACAGGAAGAAATATACTGATTCTCCCTGGAGGTGGTCGGGTAGTTTCACGTCAAATGGGACTTCTTCGCCACAACGGGCTGGAAAATCATGTCGACGGATAAGGCACAGTAACACCAA ATTGTCCACTGACGAATTACAAAGTACCTCTGGTGAATGCCCCCCTGAGCATCTTCCTTCTTCTGCAAATAGCGGGCATCCATCCTTAACGGACAGTGCTGGCAATAATGACGTGAAAGATCAACTTCACTTTCCTACTTCAGAGATGTTGCAAAATCAAAGGAAAGCGGATGAGTGTGATGAAGACATGGAAAGAGCGTTACAACATAAGGCCCAACTTATAGGGCAGTTTGAAGCCGAGGAAAAAGCTCAACAAGAATGGGAAGAGAAGTACAGAGAGAATAACAGCTATGCACag GATTCACGTAAGCCTGGGAATTACTCAGACGTGACTGAAGAAAGAGATGACATGAATTTGCAAGATCGTGCTAACAAATTCCAGGAAGCAGATATTCCCTCCACCGATGGAGTTACAGACAATGTTCTATCCACTCCGCAAATTGATACAGGCTGCAGGAAGGATCAGGCTGAATCCCCAGCATCAGAGTTTGCATGTTCAAAGTCTAACGGGAGTTGTCCAGAAAATCATGGCTCGTCACCTGCTTATAGTCGCCATCAGTTTCCATCTGCTAATGATTCCCCTATACACCCCGTTGAAAATACTATCAAATCCTCTGGAGGTAGCAGTTCACAAGCAGGACAGGCTTTTGAAGGGGCTTATGAACAAGCCTTGGTTTCTCGTGATGCTTCAGATAACGTAGGACCTATCCTGGGAGCGCTTGAACAAGCTAAATTTTCGCTTAACCAACAGATCAACTTCTCACCAGTAGCAAAAGGCGGATCTCCAATAGAACATTCTGTTCCGGTAGCTAGAATTGAGGACAGATTAGTCATTCCACCTGGATTCCCTGGCCTTTTTCGACTACCAACAGATTTTCAACTCGAAGCAACTACAACAGCGAACTACCAAGGTTTTCCGTCGAGGTTCAATTCAGCGGACCATTCTCATGAAACTGGCTCATTCCAAGAGGTCAATTCTGAACAACCTTCACAGAGGCCTATCTGTGAAAACACCTTAGACACAGGTCTACCATATTCCACTGGATTCGACTACCTTAATCCTCCCTCGAGTTTTGGTCTTCCATTTTCTAGTAAAGCAACATACCCCACCTATCCGTTTCAAAGCAATACAGCAACTACTACGTCTCAATCCCAAAGTCCGCTAGTGCCAAACTTATCCTCAGGTGAAGAAGTATTCTTAAGATCCCTTCCAATGAATGAGACAGGTATACCCCCATCGCTTCCTACCTCGCATTACGATGCTCATCTGAGATCGAACATGTATAGATGA